In a single window of the Candidatus Binatia bacterium genome:
- a CDS encoding ribbon-helix-helix domain-containing protein, with amino-acid sequence MAAAKVAISLDEGVLTRVDRLVRQRAFPNRSKAIEAAVKEKLERLDRSRLARECAKLDPGFEKALAEEGVSGELAEWPEY; translated from the coding sequence ATGGCAGCGGCGAAGGTAGCGATTTCCTTGGACGAGGGTGTCCTAACGCGGGTGGACCGTCTGGTCAGACAGCGAGCGTTTCCAAACCGGAGCAAGGCGATCGAGGCGGCGGTGAAGGAGAAGTTGGAGCGACTCGACCGGTCCCGCCTCGCCCGTGAGTGCGCCAAGCTCGATCCCGGGTTCGAGAAGGCGCTGGCGGAGGAAGGGGTGTCGGGAGAACTGGCTGAATGGCCAGAATACTGA